Proteins encoded together in one Candidatus Bathyarchaeota archaeon window:
- a CDS encoding adenosylcobinamide amidohydrolase has protein sequence MKEVSEKLSEKKLAVSLKDVEAKVIYPVYRGFRLNTLLIGFEGDSRVLSTLDGYRKVSFVGNTYTPLKLSERTMKNYREFKRKLPLALGLNPKSIAFLSTSVDMDNLAVCEKSYEEFTVCCFATAGAKGNALRTGVDEAVYVERDGKFVGALGAAGTINVILLTNAALSDGAMARAIITVTEAKTAALQDLNVKSVYSYNQATGTGTDNIIVASGKTGTPLLITSGHTKMGELIGCATKIAVADALKKHDGS, from the coding sequence AAAAATTGAGTGAAAAGAAACTTGCTGTTTCGTTAAAGGATGTGGAAGCCAAAGTAATTTACCCTGTCTATAGGGGTTTTAGGTTAAATACTCTGTTAATTGGTTTTGAGGGTGACAGTCGGGTGCTTTCCACGTTGGATGGCTACCGAAAGGTGTCTTTTGTAGGTAACACGTATACTCCTCTGAAGCTTTCTGAGCGTACAATGAAAAATTATCGAGAGTTTAAACGCAAATTGCCTTTGGCGCTAGGGCTTAACCCTAAATCAATTGCTTTCTTGAGCACAAGCGTCGACATGGATAACTTAGCTGTCTGTGAAAAGTCATATGAAGAATTCACTGTTTGCTGTTTTGCTACTGCAGGGGCAAAGGGTAATGCATTGCGAACGGGCGTGGATGAAGCGGTTTATGTGGAGCGGGACGGTAAATTTGTTGGTGCTCTCGGAGCCGCTGGAACAATCAACGTGATTCTTCTCACCAACGCTGCTTTAAGTGATGGTGCGATGGCACGTGCGATTATTACGGTTACGGAAGCTAAGACTGCTGCTCTGCAAGATTTGAATGTTAAAAGCGTGTACAGCTATAATCAAGCAACTGGTACAGGAACAGATAACATAATTGTGGCTTCGGGAAAAACTGGGACGCCTTTACTCATTACGAGTGGACACACAAAGATGGGTGAGTTAATTGGTTGTGCAACCAAGATTGCTGTTGCCGATGCGTTGAAGAAACATGACGGCTCATAA